One Vulpes lagopus strain Blue_001 chromosome 18, ASM1834538v1, whole genome shotgun sequence DNA window includes the following coding sequences:
- the OSBPL2 gene encoding oxysterol-binding protein-related protein 2 isoform X1: MNGEEEFFDAVTGFDSENSSGEFSEADPRVAGVMRVDTSRSNGIGKVGERPPRENGIQKHRTSLPAPMFTRSDFSVWSILKKCIGLELSKITMPIAFNEPLSFLQRITEYMEHVYLIHRASCQPQALERMQCVAAFAVSAVASQWERTGKPFNPLLGETYELIREDLGFRFISEQVSHHPPISAFYSEGLNQDFLFHGSIYPKLKFWGKSVEAEPRGTITLELLKHNEAYTWTNPTCCVHNVIIGKLWIEQYGTVEILNHRTGDKCVLHFKPCGLFGKELHKVEGHIQDKNKKKLFMIYGKWTECLWGIDPAAYESYKKRERRGDPLSKAQPDDSSQKADGDVLDAVPEAQETVHVIPGSKLLWRVNTRPPNSAQMYNFTSFTVSLNELQSGMEKTLAPTDCRLRPDIRGMENGDMDLASQEKERLEEKQREARRERATQEAEWQTRWFHQGSNPHTGTPDWLYTGGYFERNFSRCPDIY, encoded by the exons ATGAACGGCGAGGAGGAATTCTTTGATGCCGTCACAG GCTTTGATTCTGAGAACTCTTCCGGGGAATTTTCAGAGGCAGATCCGAGAGTCGCTGGAGTGATGCGTGTGGACACCAGTAGAAGTAACGGGATTGGAAAGGTCGGGGAGAGGCCCCCCCGAGAGAATGGGATTCAGAAACACAG GACGTCATTGCCTGCCCCGATGTTTACCAGAAGTGATTTCAGTGTGTGGAGTATATTAAAGAAATGCATCGGCTTG GAGCTTTCCAAGATCACCATGCCCATCGCCTTCAACGAGCCTCTGAGTTTCCTCCAGCGGATCACAGAGTACATGGAGCACGTGTACCTCATTCACAGAGCCTCgtgccagccccaggccctggagagGATGCAG TGCGTGGCAGCCTTCGCGGTGTCTGCAGTGGCTTCCCAGTGGGAGAGGACCGGCAAGCCCTTCAACCCCCTCCTGGGGGAGACCTACGAGCTGATCAG GGAAGACCTAGGATTCAGATTTATATCCGAGCAGGTCAGCCACCACCCCCCCATCAGTGCGTTTTATTCAGAAGGCCTCAATCAGGACTTCCTGTTTCACGGCTCCATCTACCCGAAGCTGAAGTTCTGGGGCAAGAGCGTGGAGGCCGAGCCCCGGGGGACCATCACGCTGGAGCTGCTCAA ACACAATGAAGCCTACACCTGGACCAACCCCACCTGCTGTGTACATAACGTAATCATCGGGAAGCTCTGGATAGAGCAGTATGGAACCGTGGAGATTTTAAACCACAG GACTGGAGACAAGTGTGTGCTTCATTTCAAACCTTGTGGATTGTTTGGAAAAGAACTTCACAAAGTGGAGGGGCACATTCAAGACAAAAA CAAAAAGAAGCTCTTTATGATCTATGGAAAATGGACAGAGTGTTTGTGGGGCATAGACCCTGCTGCGTATGAGTCCTACAAGAAACGGGAGAGGAGGGGTGACCCCCTGAGCAAGGCACAGCCG GACGACAGCTCCCAGAAAGCTGATGGCGACGTGCTAGACGCCGTGCCCGAGGCTCAGGAGACTGTGCATGTCATTCCCGGCAGCAAGCTACTCTGGAGGGTCAACACTCGGCCCCCCAACTCTGCCCAG ATGTACAATTTCACCAGTTTCACCGTCAGCCTCAACGAGCTGCAGAGCGGCATGGAGAAGACCCTGGCCCCCACGGACTGCCGCCTGCGCCCCGACATCCGCGGCATGGAGAACGGCGACATGG ATCTGGCGAGCCAGGAGAAGGAGCGGCtcgaggagaagcagagggaggcccGGAGGGAGCGAGCCACTCAGGAGGCCGAGTGGCAGACGAG GTGGTTCCACCAGGGCAGCAACCCGCACACGGGAACTCCCGACTGGTTGTACACGGGGGGTTACTTTGAGCGGAATTTCTCACGCTGCCCGGATATCTACTGA
- the OSBPL2 gene encoding oxysterol-binding protein-related protein 2 isoform X2 has product MNGEEEFFDAVTEADPRVAGVMRVDTSRSNGIGKVGERPPRENGIQKHRTSLPAPMFTRSDFSVWSILKKCIGLELSKITMPIAFNEPLSFLQRITEYMEHVYLIHRASCQPQALERMQCVAAFAVSAVASQWERTGKPFNPLLGETYELIREDLGFRFISEQVSHHPPISAFYSEGLNQDFLFHGSIYPKLKFWGKSVEAEPRGTITLELLKHNEAYTWTNPTCCVHNVIIGKLWIEQYGTVEILNHRTGDKCVLHFKPCGLFGKELHKVEGHIQDKNKKKLFMIYGKWTECLWGIDPAAYESYKKRERRGDPLSKAQPDDSSQKADGDVLDAVPEAQETVHVIPGSKLLWRVNTRPPNSAQMYNFTSFTVSLNELQSGMEKTLAPTDCRLRPDIRGMENGDMDLASQEKERLEEKQREARRERATQEAEWQTRWFHQGSNPHTGTPDWLYTGGYFERNFSRCPDIY; this is encoded by the exons ATGAACGGCGAGGAGGAATTCTTTGATGCCGTCACAG AGGCAGATCCGAGAGTCGCTGGAGTGATGCGTGTGGACACCAGTAGAAGTAACGGGATTGGAAAGGTCGGGGAGAGGCCCCCCCGAGAGAATGGGATTCAGAAACACAG GACGTCATTGCCTGCCCCGATGTTTACCAGAAGTGATTTCAGTGTGTGGAGTATATTAAAGAAATGCATCGGCTTG GAGCTTTCCAAGATCACCATGCCCATCGCCTTCAACGAGCCTCTGAGTTTCCTCCAGCGGATCACAGAGTACATGGAGCACGTGTACCTCATTCACAGAGCCTCgtgccagccccaggccctggagagGATGCAG TGCGTGGCAGCCTTCGCGGTGTCTGCAGTGGCTTCCCAGTGGGAGAGGACCGGCAAGCCCTTCAACCCCCTCCTGGGGGAGACCTACGAGCTGATCAG GGAAGACCTAGGATTCAGATTTATATCCGAGCAGGTCAGCCACCACCCCCCCATCAGTGCGTTTTATTCAGAAGGCCTCAATCAGGACTTCCTGTTTCACGGCTCCATCTACCCGAAGCTGAAGTTCTGGGGCAAGAGCGTGGAGGCCGAGCCCCGGGGGACCATCACGCTGGAGCTGCTCAA ACACAATGAAGCCTACACCTGGACCAACCCCACCTGCTGTGTACATAACGTAATCATCGGGAAGCTCTGGATAGAGCAGTATGGAACCGTGGAGATTTTAAACCACAG GACTGGAGACAAGTGTGTGCTTCATTTCAAACCTTGTGGATTGTTTGGAAAAGAACTTCACAAAGTGGAGGGGCACATTCAAGACAAAAA CAAAAAGAAGCTCTTTATGATCTATGGAAAATGGACAGAGTGTTTGTGGGGCATAGACCCTGCTGCGTATGAGTCCTACAAGAAACGGGAGAGGAGGGGTGACCCCCTGAGCAAGGCACAGCCG GACGACAGCTCCCAGAAAGCTGATGGCGACGTGCTAGACGCCGTGCCCGAGGCTCAGGAGACTGTGCATGTCATTCCCGGCAGCAAGCTACTCTGGAGGGTCAACACTCGGCCCCCCAACTCTGCCCAG ATGTACAATTTCACCAGTTTCACCGTCAGCCTCAACGAGCTGCAGAGCGGCATGGAGAAGACCCTGGCCCCCACGGACTGCCGCCTGCGCCCCGACATCCGCGGCATGGAGAACGGCGACATGG ATCTGGCGAGCCAGGAGAAGGAGCGGCtcgaggagaagcagagggaggcccGGAGGGAGCGAGCCACTCAGGAGGCCGAGTGGCAGACGAG GTGGTTCCACCAGGGCAGCAACCCGCACACGGGAACTCCCGACTGGTTGTACACGGGGGGTTACTTTGAGCGGAATTTCTCACGCTGCCCGGATATCTACTGA